TCGGCGACCTGCGGAAAAAGAAGCACCTCGTCGGCCTGCCGCTCGACGGCTTCGCCCGCGAGGCCGCCCATTTCATCGCCGAGGTCAACGCCATCCATCCCTTTCGGGAAGGCAACGGCCGCACCCAGCTTGCCTTCCTGCGCCTGCTTTGCCTCAATGCCGGCTGGCGCTTCGACGCGTCCGTCCTGGAGCGCGAGCGGGTGATATCCGCGATGATCGCAAGCTTCGACGGCATGCCCGAGGCGCTGACCGAACTCGTCCGCGACATCGCGTCGCCAAAACCATAAGCCCGGGAGGCACCATGTTCGAGACCACAATCGCCGGCAGCCTGCCGAAGCCGTCCTGGCTCGCCGAACCCGAGAAGCTGTGGGCGCCGTGGAAGCTCGAAGGTGCGGAGCTCGACCAGGGCAAGCGCGACGCCGCGCTCATCTGGCTGAAGGAGCAGGAGGATGCCGGCATCGACATCGTCACCGAGGGCGAACAGTTCCGTGTCCACTTCGTCCACGGCTTTGTCGAGCATGTCGCCGGCATAGACTGGCAGAAAAAGACCAAGATGGGCATCCGCAACAACCGCTACGTCGTCGACGTGCCGACCGTCACTGGCCCGCTGACGCGCAAGCGCCCGGTCCACAAGGCCGAAGCCGAGTTCGCCCGCGCGCATACGAAGCACAAGCTGAAGTTCACCTTGCCCGGTCCGATGACCATCTGCGACACGGTGGCGGACGACCACTACGGCCGCCGCGCCGACATGGCGATGGCCTTTGCCGATCTGCTCAACGCTGAAGCGAAGGAACTGGAGGCGGCGGGCTGCGACGTGATCCAGTTCGACGAGCCGGCCTTCAACGCCTTTACGGAGGAGGCCGTCGAATGGGGCATCGCAGCCTTGGAGCGGGCCGCGGCGGGGCTCAAATGCAAGACCGCCGTCCACATCTGCTACGGCTACGGCATCAAGGCCAACATCGACTGGAAGGCGACGCTGGGCGGAGAGTGGCGACAGTACGAGGCCTTCTTCCCCTCGCTCAACGCCAGCCGCATCGACCAGGTCTCGCTCGAATGCGCCAATTCCCGCGTCCCGCCGGACCTGATGACGCTGTTGAAGGACAAGACCATCCTCGTCGGCGTCATCGACGTGGCCACGAACGAGGTCGAGACGCCGGAACAGGTCGCCGCGACCATCGCGACCGCGCTGAAATTCGTCGACGCCGAACGCCTGCAGCCCTGCACCAACTGCGGCCTGGCCCCCCTGCCCCGCAACGTCGCCGCCGAAAAACTCCAGGCGCTCGGCGCCGGCGCGGAACTGGCGCGGAAGCGGCTTTAGCTACCCACCAAACAGCCTTCGGTCCCAATAGACTGGCTGGTGGAGACTGACAGATATCGTCGGAAACTCGGGATGTGCCGGATTGATCAGGACGTTTCGGTCGAGGCGCGCCACGACCGACGGCACCAGCAGGATCAGGCTGCGGCGCTCCGCGCACCAGTCCGCGCCAAAGGTTCGGCTGACCGTAGCCGGCATCGCATCCCATCCCGGCAGCGACGGCTCGGAGAAGACCTCGTAGGTCGAACCTCTCGGTATGGTGATTTCGACATGGTGCTGGTTGGGCGGAAGACGTCCGCTGCCGTGCACGAGCTTTTCGAGCAGCGCCGTCGAGAAATGCTCGCTGGCATAGATGACCGGGCTGCCGCGCGTGTTCCAGCGGCCGGGCGCGATGGTCGACCCCGTGGCGTCGAAGATCGGATAGGTTCCGGCCGGATCCCCGATCCGGAACGCGGTCAGCGTCCGGTCGAGGCGCTGTGCCGTCACGCGGCGCTGCCGTATTTCAGGCTCCCGAGGACGTCGAACACGAGCTCGGCACCAATCTCGCTCTGGATCACCAGAT
The Mesorhizobium australicum genome window above contains:
- a CDS encoding Fic/DOC family protein; this translates as MLSRHDRPQEQSWNSRPGCLVRVRDHDGSRPHGERTSPGKLDKAHYYALHRHFFQDVYDWAGKPRTIRIGKGGNWFCYPAFIEGELNRLFGDLRKKKHLVGLPLDGFAREAAHFIAEVNAIHPFREGNGRTQLAFLRLLCLNAGWRFDASVLERERVISAMIASFDGMPEALTELVRDIASPKP
- a CDS encoding methionine synthase, with the translated sequence MFETTIAGSLPKPSWLAEPEKLWAPWKLEGAELDQGKRDAALIWLKEQEDAGIDIVTEGEQFRVHFVHGFVEHVAGIDWQKKTKMGIRNNRYVVDVPTVTGPLTRKRPVHKAEAEFARAHTKHKLKFTLPGPMTICDTVADDHYGRRADMAMAFADLLNAEAKELEAAGCDVIQFDEPAFNAFTEEAVEWGIAALERAAAGLKCKTAVHICYGYGIKANIDWKATLGGEWRQYEAFFPSLNASRIDQVSLECANSRVPPDLMTLLKDKTILVGVIDVATNEVETPEQVAATIATALKFVDAERLQPCTNCGLAPLPRNVAAEKLQALGAGAELARKRL
- a CDS encoding RES family NAD+ phosphorylase gives rise to the protein MTAQRLDRTLTAFRIGDPAGTYPIFDATGSTIAPGRWNTRGSPVIYASEHFSTALLEKLVHGSGRLPPNQHHVEITIPRGSTYEVFSEPSLPGWDAMPATVSRTFGADWCAERRSLILLVPSVVARLDRNVLINPAHPEFPTISVSLHQPVYWDRRLFGG